The following proteins are encoded in a genomic region of Pseudodesulfovibrio mercurii:
- a CDS encoding metal-dependent hydrolase family protein, whose translation MRRSIFGLAAFVLLVALASAAFAEQYDIPAEVTLFKNVNIFDGEREKLLEDYDVLVVGNRIKKIAEEIEVADTYEIDVKTGGLRRAEAGKTHSCDFMSSGAVDVMIYDPVKMERHAVKVNVIDGKGRTLMPGLIDAHWHTMFAVRTISTMMNTDLGYLAIAAAEGSRETLLRGFTTVRDAGGNVFGVKRAIDEGLVDGPRIYPSGPYIGQTSGHGDFRGPNAVPEKPTASYNYLQRTHSFIADGVPEVIKRTREILRMGASQIKAHAGGGVSSAYDPLDVTEYTFEEAKAVCDVARTWNTYVMIHVNTDAAIRQWVEAGAMSVEHGFFIEKDTAKLMARKGVWWSMQPLMNDEDAFVFDNPRSQAKYEQAVKGLDTAVEYTKKYKVKTAFGTDMLFDPALAAKQGKFLAKLKRWYTPFEALKMATRDNAELLKLCGPRDPYPGELGVVREGALADLILVEGNPLENLDLVADPDNNFLVIMKDGKIYKNTVH comes from the coding sequence ATGAGAAGGAGTATCTTTGGGTTGGCGGCGTTCGTGCTCCTGGTTGCGCTTGCCTCGGCGGCTTTTGCCGAACAATACGACATCCCGGCGGAAGTGACGTTGTTCAAGAACGTCAACATCTTCGACGGGGAGCGGGAGAAACTCCTGGAGGATTACGACGTCCTTGTGGTCGGGAATCGTATCAAGAAGATAGCCGAGGAGATCGAGGTGGCCGACACCTATGAGATCGACGTCAAGACGGGCGGCCTGCGGCGGGCCGAGGCCGGAAAGACCCATTCCTGCGATTTCATGTCAAGCGGCGCCGTGGACGTCATGATCTACGATCCCGTGAAGATGGAGAGGCATGCGGTCAAGGTCAACGTCATCGACGGGAAGGGGCGCACCCTGATGCCCGGACTCATCGACGCCCACTGGCACACCATGTTCGCCGTCAGAACCATCAGTACCATGATGAATACCGACCTGGGCTATCTCGCCATCGCCGCCGCCGAGGGGTCGCGGGAGACGCTGCTGCGCGGCTTCACCACGGTACGCGACGCGGGCGGCAACGTCTTCGGCGTCAAGCGGGCCATCGACGAGGGGCTGGTCGACGGCCCGCGAATCTATCCTTCCGGTCCGTATATCGGCCAGACCTCCGGGCACGGCGATTTTCGCGGCCCGAACGCCGTGCCTGAAAAGCCGACCGCCTCATACAACTACTTGCAGCGGACGCATTCGTTCATCGCGGACGGCGTGCCGGAAGTGATCAAGCGCACCCGCGAAATCCTGCGCATGGGGGCCAGCCAGATCAAGGCGCATGCCGGTGGCGGCGTCAGCTCCGCATACGATCCGCTGGACGTCACGGAATATACCTTCGAGGAGGCCAAGGCGGTCTGCGACGTGGCCAGGACGTGGAACACCTACGTCATGATCCACGTCAACACCGATGCCGCCATCAGGCAGTGGGTCGAGGCCGGGGCCATGTCGGTGGAGCACGGGTTCTTCATCGAGAAGGACACCGCGAAGCTCATGGCCCGAAAGGGCGTATGGTGGAGCATGCAGCCGCTGATGAATGACGAGGACGCCTTCGTGTTCGACAATCCCCGCAGCCAGGCCAAATACGAACAGGCGGTCAAGGGACTGGACACCGCTGTCGAGTATACCAAGAAGTACAAGGTCAAGACGGCGTTCGGCACCGACATGCTGTTCGATCCCGCCCTGGCCGCCAAGCAGGGCAAGTTCCTGGCCAAGCTCAAGCGGTGGTACACGCCCTTTGAAGCCCTGAAGATGGCCACCCGTGACAACGCCGAACTGCTCAAGCTCTGCGGACCGCGCGACCCGTATCCGGGCGAACTGGGCGTGGTCAGGGAAGGCGCCCTTGCCGACCTGATACTGGTGGAGGGCAACCCGTTGGAAAATCTCGACCTGGTTGCGGATCCGGACAACAACTTCCTGGTCATCATGAAGGATGGGAAGATCTACAAGAACACGGTCCACTGA
- a CDS encoding vitamin B12-dependent ribonucleotide reductase, translating into MPELKMPANLPDPIINENAKIVLQRRYQRKDTEGVVYETVKELFWRVASAIAAEEAKYERSTVKPAKLARDFYDLMTSYRFLPNSPTLMNAGTDLGQLAACFVLPVADDIEGIFDAVKHAAMIHKSGGGTGFAFSRLRAKDSVVGSTGGVASGPLSFLKIFNCATEQIKQGGTRRGANMGILRIDHPDIMEFIKAKERDGELNNFNLSVGLTEAFMQAVNEKADYNLIAPNTGEAVGTLNARDVFNILVQKAWESGDPGIVFLDRINRDNPTPALGEIESTNPCGEQPLLPYEACNLGSINLGLCFAKGRNGKDSEIDWDELKRIIHLSVRFLDNVIDASVYPLDQITEMVGKNRKIGLGVMGWADLLYQLQIPYNSQTAVDMAERVMKFVQAESRSASKQLATERGQFPAYPESTFGKANLGPYRNATTTTIAPTGTLSIIAGCSSGVEPLFALSFVRNVMDNDKLVETNPYFEAALNSADAYSGKLMEEIAKVGSIKKMDHLPEHLRHVYVTSMDIEPIWHLKMQAAFQKYTDNAVSKTVNLPNSATKEDIWDIYWKAYEYGCKGVTVYRDGSKTSQVLCTGDGDKKKEAAKQGKSIVKDRPDVIYGFTQKIPTGLGMLFLTVNEVDNKPFEVFATIGKSGGSITAKAEAIGRLVSLALRSGVEVREIVQQLKGIGGENPKFMKKHLVKSIPDAIAYVFESRYLSGDHVDGQVASLNRELCPECGEPLVFEEGCHICKSCAYTKCGG; encoded by the coding sequence ACCAGCGCAAGGATACGGAAGGGGTGGTCTACGAGACCGTCAAGGAATTGTTCTGGCGGGTGGCCTCGGCCATCGCCGCCGAAGAGGCCAAGTACGAACGGTCCACTGTCAAACCCGCCAAACTGGCCCGGGATTTCTACGACCTGATGACCTCCTACCGCTTCCTGCCCAACTCCCCCACGCTGATGAACGCGGGCACGGACCTGGGCCAGCTGGCGGCCTGCTTCGTCCTGCCCGTGGCGGACGACATCGAGGGCATCTTCGACGCGGTCAAGCACGCGGCCATGATCCACAAGTCCGGCGGCGGCACGGGTTTCGCCTTTTCCCGGCTGCGGGCCAAGGATTCGGTGGTCGGCTCCACCGGCGGCGTGGCCTCCGGCCCCCTGTCCTTCCTCAAGATCTTCAACTGCGCCACCGAGCAGATCAAGCAGGGCGGCACCCGGCGCGGGGCCAACATGGGCATCCTGCGCATCGACCACCCGGACATCATGGAGTTCATCAAAGCCAAGGAGCGCGACGGCGAGCTGAACAACTTCAACCTCTCCGTGGGGCTGACCGAGGCCTTCATGCAGGCCGTCAACGAGAAGGCCGACTACAACCTGATCGCGCCCAACACCGGCGAGGCCGTGGGCACCCTGAACGCCCGCGACGTCTTCAACATCCTGGTCCAGAAGGCCTGGGAATCCGGTGATCCGGGCATCGTCTTCCTGGACCGCATCAACCGCGACAACCCCACCCCGGCGCTGGGCGAGATCGAGTCCACCAACCCGTGCGGCGAGCAGCCCCTGCTGCCCTACGAGGCCTGCAACCTCGGCTCCATCAACCTCGGCCTGTGCTTCGCCAAGGGCAGGAACGGCAAGGACTCGGAGATCGACTGGGACGAACTCAAGCGCATCATCCACCTGTCCGTGCGCTTCCTGGACAACGTCATCGACGCCTCGGTCTACCCCCTGGACCAGATCACCGAGATGGTCGGCAAGAACCGCAAGATCGGCCTGGGCGTCATGGGCTGGGCCGACCTGCTCTACCAGCTGCAGATCCCCTACAACTCCCAGACCGCCGTGGACATGGCCGAGCGGGTCATGAAGTTCGTCCAGGCCGAGTCGCGCAGCGCCTCCAAGCAGTTGGCGACCGAGCGCGGCCAGTTCCCGGCCTACCCCGAGTCCACCTTCGGCAAGGCCAACCTCGGCCCGTACCGCAACGCCACGACCACGACCATCGCGCCCACCGGCACCCTGTCCATCATCGCGGGCTGCTCGTCCGGCGTGGAGCCGCTCTTCGCCCTCAGCTTCGTGCGCAACGTCATGGACAACGACAAGCTGGTCGAGACCAACCCGTACTTCGAGGCCGCCCTCAATTCCGCCGACGCCTACTCCGGCAAGCTCATGGAGGAGATCGCCAAGGTCGGCTCCATCAAGAAGATGGACCACCTGCCCGAGCACCTGCGCCACGTCTACGTGACCTCCATGGACATCGAGCCCATCTGGCACCTCAAGATGCAGGCCGCCTTTCAGAAATACACGGACAACGCGGTCTCCAAGACCGTGAACCTGCCCAACTCCGCCACCAAGGAAGACATCTGGGACATCTACTGGAAGGCCTACGAGTACGGCTGCAAGGGCGTGACCGTGTACCGCGACGGCTCCAAGACCTCCCAGGTCCTGTGCACCGGCGACGGCGACAAGAAGAAGGAAGCCGCCAAGCAGGGCAAGTCCATCGTCAAGGACCGCCCGGACGTCATCTACGGCTTCACCCAGAAGATCCCCACCGGCCTGGGCATGCTCTTCCTGACCGTCAACGAGGTGGACAACAAGCCCTTCGAGGTCTTCGCCACCATCGGCAAGTCCGGCGGGTCCATCACCGCCAAGGCCGAGGCCATCGGCCGCCTGGTCTCCCTGGCCCTGCGCTCCGGCGTGGAGGTCCGCGAGATCGTCCAGCAGCTCAAGGGCATCGGCGGCGAGAACCCGAAATTCATGAAGAAGCACCTGGTCAAGTCCATCCCGGACGCCATCGCCTACGTGTTCGAGTCCCGCTACCTCAGCGGCGACCACGTGGACGGCCAGGTCGCCTCCCTCAACCGCGAGCTCTGCCCCGAATGCGGCGAGCCCCTGGTCTTCGAGGAAGGCTGCCACATCTGCAAATCCTGCGCATACACCAAGTGCGGCGGCTAA
- a CDS encoding DUF362 domain-containing protein has product MRSLETRMNRRRCVKAILGLGAGLLAGIGPAGAAESRPRARVVLVRTDNRVAGIETALAEFDLTGFRGASVALKANYNSADPFPASTHPDTLRTLARTLKDAGAGPMTLVERSGMGDTASVLRRMNVNHTAETVGFDVVVMDGLGADGFVRRTPPCTHWKRGFLLERHFAEADKVVQTCCLKTHQFGGHFTMSLKNAVGAIAKHDPESGYNYMAELHGSRLQRTLIAEISQAFRHDLILMDAMTAFVDGGPHRGTEVAFNTILAGTDPVAMDAVGVAILRLSGTTPEVQRGPIFAQEQIRRAVEARIGVTRPQDIDLLPLGPDADGFAEQIRRQLLA; this is encoded by the coding sequence ATGCGATCTCTTGAAACACGGATGAACCGGCGGCGCTGCGTCAAGGCCATCCTGGGCCTGGGCGCCGGGTTGCTGGCCGGGATCGGACCGGCCGGGGCGGCCGAGTCGCGGCCGCGCGCCAGGGTCGTGCTGGTCCGCACCGACAACCGGGTGGCGGGCATCGAGACGGCCCTGGCCGAGTTCGACCTGACCGGCTTCCGGGGCGCGTCCGTGGCGCTCAAGGCCAACTACAACAGCGCGGACCCGTTCCCGGCCTCCACCCACCCGGACACCCTGCGCACCCTGGCCCGGACCCTCAAGGACGCGGGCGCGGGACCCATGACCCTGGTCGAACGCAGCGGCATGGGCGACACCGCCTCGGTCCTGCGCCGCATGAACGTGAACCACACGGCCGAGACCGTGGGCTTCGACGTGGTGGTCATGGACGGGCTCGGCGCGGACGGCTTCGTGCGCCGCACCCCGCCGTGCACCCACTGGAAGCGCGGCTTCCTCCTGGAACGCCATTTCGCCGAGGCGGACAAGGTGGTCCAGACCTGCTGCCTCAAGACCCACCAGTTCGGCGGGCACTTCACCATGTCCCTCAAGAACGCCGTGGGCGCCATCGCCAAGCACGACCCCGAAAGCGGCTACAACTACATGGCCGAGCTGCACGGCTCCCGCCTGCAACGCACCCTCATCGCCGAGATCAGCCAGGCCTTCCGCCACGACCTGATCCTCATGGACGCCATGACCGCCTTCGTGGACGGCGGCCCCCATCGCGGCACCGAGGTGGCCTTCAACACCATCCTGGCGGGCACGGACCCCGTGGCCATGGACGCGGTGGGCGTGGCCATCCTCCGCCTTAGCGGCACCACCCCCGAGGTCCAACGGGGCCCGATCTTCGCCCAGGAGCAGATTCGCCGCGCCGTGGAGGCCCGCATCGGCGTGACCCGCCCCCAGGACATCGACCTCCTCCCCCTGGGCCCGGACGCCGACGGCTTCGCCGAACAGATCCGCCGACAACTGCTGGCTTGA